Within Raineyella sp. W15-4, the genomic segment AGGTGCAGGCCGGGTTCGGTCGGCTCGGCGAGGGAATGTGGGGTTTCGACCGGCACGGGGTCGTCCCCGACATCGTCACGATGGGCAAGCCCATGGGCAACGGTTTCCCGATCGCGGCGGCGGCCTTCCGGCCGGAGCTGCTGGAGGACTTCGGACGCCGCAGCCGCTACTTCAACACCTTCGGCGGCAACTCGGTGAGTGTCGCTGCCGCGGGAGCTGTCCTCGACGTCATCGAAGACGACGGTCTGATCACCCATGCCGCCGAGGTCGGAGCGGGGCTGCGCGCCGGCCTGGACGAGATCGCGAACGCCTGCGGGCAGGTGGGAGGCGTACGGGGCACGGGGCTGTTCTATGGTCTGGATCTGGTCACCGACCCCGGATCGACCACGCCCGACCCAGGACTCGCGTCCGCCGTCGTCGACGGGCTACGGGAACGACACGTACTGATCGGCTCCTCCGGACCCGCCGGCAATGTCCTCAAGATCCGGCCCCCGCTGGTCTGCACCGCCGGCGATGCGACGCGACTGCTGGACGAACTCGCCGCGGTGCTGGGGCGAGCGCGATGACGACCGAGACCCCTTCCCTCCTCGACCGGGTCCTCGCCGCGTCGGCTGTCGGGACCCGGGAGCGGTCCGTCGACCCGGACCTGGTCGCAGCGATCGTACGCGACGAGTTCGGCCTGGCAGGGACCCTGCAGCGGATCGCGACGGAGAAGGACGACACCTTCGTGCTCGGCCGGGCCGGCGGCGCGGAGGGACGCCAGCTGGTGAAGGTCTCCTCCTCCTACGAGGATCCGCTGACCGTGGACCTCCAGTCCGTCGCCCTGGACCATGCAGCAGCGCACGACCCGACGCTGCCCCTCCCCCGACTGCGACGTGCCCGGCACGGGGCCACCATGATCGCGGTGGGCGGCGGATGCGGACCCCACCCGCGACTCCTCCGGGTGCTCAGTTACCTGGAGGGCGAACCGATCGGGCAACGGACGCCGACACCGGACCAGGCCCGACTGCTGGGCAGCAGCCTGGCCCGGCTGTCGCTGGCCCTGCGCGGGTTGGAGCATCGCGGTGCCGACCGGCTGCTCATCTGGGACCTGCAGAATCTCGCGCAGCTACGTCCACTGCTGACCTACGTGGACCGGCCGGAGCTGCGAACCCTCGTCGAACGGGTCCTCGACATCTTCGACAGTGACGTCGCCCCGCTGCTGCCCAGCGCCGAGCACCAGGTGCTGCACGGTGACTTCAACCGGTTCAACGTCCTGGTCGACGGGGCGGCCCCGCAGTACGTCACCGGCATCATCGACTTCGGCGACGTGACGCGTACGGCGGTCGCACTGGATCTCGCCGTGGCCGCTGGGTCCTTCCTGACCGCGCAGGAAGACCCGTGGCGGGACGTGCTCGCACTGGTCGACGGTTACCTGGAGGTCCGACCCCTCACCGAGGCTGATCTCGACATCGTCGCCGGCGCGGCACCGGCACGGGTGGCTCTGCGGGTCCTCGTGACGGCATACCAGCGCGCCACGGACCCGGAGCGGGCCGCGTACCTGCGCTCGCACGGCCATGACGATCTCGCTCGACTGCGTGCGCTCGCACGCATCGAGCCGAACGGGATCCGGCACCGTCTCCAGCGCCTGATGGAACGTCACCGGACCGTCCTGCGGCGGAACGAGCCGCAATGACAGCGGACGTGGCCCCCAGGCTGGCGCCCGCGAGGTCAGCGGTCCGTATCCGGGCCGGGGAGATCCGGAACCTCCGGGGCATTCGGCTTCGACAGCACCCGAACCTGACCGCCCGGCGCCCCGACCACTGCGTCGAGCAATGACCTCTTTGCCGCATCCAGAGCGAGCAGAGCGGCTCCGTTGGCCGAGGAGAACAGACTCGAGTCGCGGCTCAACCGCAGCTCCGGCACCACCGGGAGGACCCCGTCGAGCCGGGTACGGACGTCGTCGAGGACCTGATGGACCAGCGGCAGGACCCTACCGTCATAGATGACCACATCGGGATCGACGCTGCCTGCCACCGCGGCGGTGACCAGCGTCAGCCCGGCGATGAAGCGCTCACGGATCCGGTCGATCCGCTCGCTGCTGCTGTCCCCCGAGATGAGTTCGTTCCAGCCGGTCATCGCCAGCCCGATCCGATCCAGTTCCCGGGCGATCGCCGGCATGGTGAGCGCGGTGCTGACCGGTTCCCCGGAGCCACCGAACGGCAGTCCCCCGATCATCCCGGCGGCCTGGCGCTCACCGCGCATGATCACCCCACCCAGCGCGATCGCTGCGGTCACCCGCTGGGAGACCGAGATCAGGACCGCACAGTAGGGCCGCGGCTCGGGCATGGCATCCAGCTCGGCGACCAGCGCCGCCACCGACTCGTTCTCGAAAGTCACCGGGAACCCGAACCGCCGGGCCAGTTCGTCGGCGACCATGATCGGCTCCGGCTGGGGCCGGGCCCCGTCACGGACGTCGAACAGACCCGCCCGGCGCTCCGTCACCCGGCTGGGGAAGGAGAGGACGAGATGGCGGACCGGCAGATCCATCAGCCCGCTGCCGAGCATCTGAGGAACGACACTGCCGATCCACCGGACCTGGGCCTCCGCCTCGCCGGATTCCGGGGTCTCGCCCTCCCACGTCGTCAGGATCCGCCCGGCCATGTCCCGGCACACTGCGCGCGTCATCGCGGGGCCGAAATCGACGCCGATGACACAGCCGAGGGCGCGGGCGGGTAGCAGCCCCTGCGACCGACGCCCCGCGCCACGCCGCGCGACGACCGGGCCCTCCTCGAGCAAACCCTCGGCGAGCAGGTCCTTCACGGCACGAGAAACCGAGGGGATGCTCACCCCGGTGCGCATCGCGATCTCCCCGCGGGTCGCCGGTGGGGAGGTGAAGGCGGCCTTGACGACCAACGATCTCACGGTGTCACGAGTGGGCGCCCTGTCATCGGTGACGGTCGACGTCACCGCATCCTCGCGCACTCCCGAACTCACTGGAGCAGCCCTCCCCTCTGTCCTCGATCACGCTGTCCTTGATCACGGCGCCCTCAGGGGCCTCCCGGCGCGTACGACGCGACGAGGGACAGCGTCCTCAAGAAACTCTGATCGCGCAAGAATCACCGGTCCTCGCCATGGTAGCGACCTCCCAAGGCCTCGACCGGCTGTCCGCCGCCCAGTCGCTCTCCGATATGGCAAGCATCAGACAGATCCAGCAGGGTGTGGCGGAGGCAGCGGGAAGTCGGCCGATCGCCGCGAACCTCATTGAACGCGCTCCAGGCAACGGCGCGGTGAGAGTCATGCAACGTCCCCGCAACAGATTCTTTGCGTAATGAAAATAATTGCGTCAGAGGATGGTCCTGTTCGTACGACGTCCGTCCCCGGACGTCGCAGACCCCGTGATCGAGGAGATGCCGATGTCGACCTTTGACGAGAACAAGCGTTATCTGAGCCCCGCCCTGGCACGCAGTACCGACATTGTGGCCGCGAGCGGATCGGGCTCCTACCTCACCGGGACCGATGGCACGCGCTACATCGACTGGATCCAGGGGATCGCCGTGAACAGCCTCGGACACTGCCACCCCCGGGTGGTGGCAGCCGTGCAGCGCCAGACGGAGACACTGATGACGGCGGCGTTCAACGCGGTGGGCTACGAGGCGACCGGTGAACTCGCCCGACGGATCGCCGAACTCGCACCCGGCGAGCTCGGCTGCACCTTCTTCTCCAACGGCGGCGCGGAGGCCACCGACGGGGCACTCAAACTGGCCCGTGTCGCCACCAACCGGCCGGCGATCATCGCCTTCCGCGGGTCGTTCCACGGACGGACCTTCGGAGCGACGACGGTGACGGGGTCGAACGCCGCGTACCGCAAGTGGGTGGAGCCGCTGGTCGGCGGGGTGTACTTCACGCCCTATCCCTCCCCCGAGCAGTGCCCGGAAGGTCTCGACACCGAGGAACGGGGCCACTACGCCCTCACCGAGCTGCAGCGGCTGCTCGACTACATCGTGGCGCCGGAAACGGTTGCCGCGATTCTGATGGAGCCCGTGCAGGGCGAGGGCGGCTACCACGTACCGCCGACCAGCTTCGTGAAGGAACTGCGGAGAATCTGTGACCAGCACGGCATCCTGCTCATCTTCGACGAGATCCAGGCAGGGTACGGCCGGACCGGGAAGATGTTCGCCTCGGAGCACTTCGACGTGGTTCCCGACATCGTGACCCTCGGCAAGGCGATCGCCGGAGGCGTGCCGATGAGCGCCATCGTGTCGACGCCGGAGATCATGGCACGGTGGGCCACCGGCACACACGGAACCACCTTCGGTGGGAACCCGATCGCCGCCGTGGCGGCGCTGGCCGTGCTCGACGAGTATGCCGAGAGCGCCGTCCTGGAGAATTGTCGGGAACAGGGCAGCTACCTGCGCGCCGGTCTGGAACGCATCGCCGACCGGGTCAACATCGTCAGCGACGTCCGCGGCCTGGGACTGATGCTCGCCATCGAGCTCAATCACCTGGACGGCCGGCCCGGCGGCGATCTCGTCGCCACGCTCCAGGAGCGGTGCCGCCGAGCGGGACTGCTGCTGCTCAACTGCGGCGTACGCCACAACGGCATCCGCTTCGCCCCACCGCTCAATGTCACCCGCGATGTCCTCGACGACGGCCTGGCCATCCTCGAGGAGGCGCTGGTCGCCCTCGACACCGCCGAACTCGGGTCGATCCCCGATCACCCCACCGGCCCGGCGGAACCGGAGGCCCTCGCGTCCGAGCAGGTACACGGGTGAGGGCGGCAGTCTTTCACGGACCACACGACATCCGCGCCGAGCAGGTCGAGGACCCCCACCCGATCGAGCCGACCGACGCGATCGTCCGGGTGGTCGCCGCGGGGGTGTGCGGATCCGACCTGTGGACCTACCGGGGGCAGTCGTCGGCGACGCCCGGCGCACGGATCGGTCACGAGTTCGTCGGCGTGGTCGAGGAGGTCGGCACGCAGGTGCGAACGTTGCGGCCCGGAGCCTGGGTGATCGCGCCCTTCCGCTTCAGCGACGGCACCTGTGCGTACTGCCGGATGGGCATGGAGAGCTCGTGCCTGCACGGCGGCTTCTGGAGTCGCGAGGAGGTGACCGGCGGCCAGGGGGAGTACGTCCGGGTGCCGTACGCCGAAGGGACCCTCGTCGAGGCGCTGCCACGGGGCGAAGCGCCGGACACCCGACTCGTCCCGAGCTTGCTGGCCCTCTGCGACGTGATGGGCACCGGATACCACGCGGCGCGCCGGGCCGGGGTCGAGCCGGGCTCGCGAGTAGTGGTCGTCGGTGACGGCGCCGTCGGACAGTGCGCGGTGCTGTCCGCGTCGCTGCTGGGCGCGGAGCTCGTCATGGTCGTCGGGAGTCGGCACGAGCAGCGCCGCGAGCTGGTCGGACGGATGGGCGCGACGCACGCCGTGCCGGTCCGCGGCGACGAGGCAGTGGAGGCGGTCTGTGAGCAGACCGCCGGCCTCGGCGCGGACATCGTGCTGGAATGCGTAGGGACGCCCGACGCATTCGCCTCGGCGGTGGCGCTGACACGCGACGGTGGAACGATCGGCTACGTCGGTCTGCCGCACGGGGTGGAGCTGACCCTGGCTACTCTGTTCCCACGCAACATCGCCGTCACCGGGGGCGTCGCCCCGGTCCGTCACTACCTTCCCGGCCTGTTGCCGAAGGTCCTCGACGGAACGGTCGACCCGGGGGCGGTCTTCACCGATCGGCTCCCGCTCACCGACATCACCACCGCCTACGACCTGTTGGATCGACGCGCCACCGTCAAGCCACTGATCGACATGGCGGCGTAACGACATGGCGGCGTAACAGCACGCTGACCGGGTGGCGTAGCCTCGCCGAGGTGCCGACAGTGATCGAGGACTGGCCTGACGGCCCCGCCGTGGTGAAGCGGGCCGGCACCTCGGCCGCGGTAAACACCTGCGGCGAGGCCGCCGGCCTGCGCTGGTTGGCCGACGCCGAGGCGGCTGGCGGGGCGCGCATCCCGCGGGTCTACGCGGTCGACGAGCGACGGCTGGTGATCGAGCGGATCGCCACCGGCACACCGACCCGGGACTCTGCGCGTCGTTTCGGAGCGGCGCTGGCCCGCACTCATGCGGCCGGGGCCGAGTGGTTCGGCGCTCCCCCGCCCGGGTGGTCCGGACCGCTGGTGGTGGGGCGCAGCCGTACGCCCCTGGTGGCCCGCAACGAGGCGCCCGCGCGGTGGGGCGAGTTCTTCGCCCGCTACCGCCTCCGCAGTTATCTGCGGGTGCTGGTCGACCGTGGAGACTTCACCCGCACCGAGGCGGCGGTGCTCGAGCGGGTGGCCCACGGCGGGCATGCCGAGACCGACCTGGCCCTGCTCGCCCTGTTCGGACTCCCCCACCTCGACGATGTGCTCGCCGGCTACAACGCCGCCTCTCCCCTGGCGGACGGCTGGCGGCAGCGCGTCGGGCTCCACCAGTTGACGCCCCTGCTGCTGCACTGCGTCCTCTTCGGCGGTGGCTACCTCGGCGAGACCCTCACGATGGCCCGTACGTACGCCTGAGGGCAGGAGGGCGGTCAGCGACGCACCGGTGGCCCGCACCACGCGAGCACCGCCAGGTCAGGCCGCGATCACGACGGGCCGCGACCGGTCAGCGCCGGTTCAGCTCGTCGACCAGGGCGATGTACTGCCGGGGTGCCTCGTCGTGGAACCCGTGACCGGTCTCCACCTTGACGAAGCGCCCGTGGGGCAGCAGGTCCCGCGCCCGGGCGGCCTCCTCGTCGCCCATCGCCGCCATCAGGATGCCCTGCTCGTCGTACCGCACCGCGGTGTGGACCAGGGTGCTGGGCACGCTGATGCGGCTCAGGGTGTCGGCCTGGTCCCAGCCCTCGTCCCAGCTGCCGGTGTAGAACGCGTCACCGAAGCGCGGGTCGTAGCCGGCAGAGGCGCGGAAGGTCTCGTTCATCACCGGGGGCAGGGACCACCAGCGGATGCCCTCTCCCGGGTGGGCAGCATGGTAGCGGCGGCCCTGTCGCTTGAAGTTCTCCGCCGAATCGCCGAAGAATCCCCAGATCCGGGAGTGCTCGAGCGAGTACCCGACCCAGTCGGTCTCGCCGGCGGCGAGGAAGGTGTGGGTCATCGTCGCCAGGTCCACGTAGTTCCACGTCGTCCGGGCCCGCGGCATCGTGGTGGTGAAGAACGGCGGGTCCTCCAGGAGCACGGCACGTACGGTGTCCTGGGCGTTGGCCCCGAGCCATGCCGCCAGATGTCCGCCCGAGGAATGACCCGCGACGATCGCCGGCTCGCGGACGACCTCGGTGAGGAAGGTGTGCAGGTCGCGGCCCAGCGCGGCGGCAGAGTACTTCTCCGGGACGCGGGCCGACGACCCGTGTCCGTAGCAGTCGACCGCGAAGACGTGGTAGCGCCGGGACAGCTCGGGCAACACCCTCCGGTAGTTCTTCCAGTCGACCTCCTGGCCGTGGATGAGGAGCAGCGCCGGCCCGTTGTCGGGCCCCTCGGCGTAGTGGATGACCGAGCCGTCGACGGTGGTCTGCTTCTCGGTGTAGCCGGCTCCGGCGACAGCAGCCATCCCCCGCTCGAGGTAGGTGGCGTTGCGGTAACACCAGCCTCCGGCGCCGATCGCACCGGCCGCCAGGCCGCCGCCCACCACGAGGCCGATGATCGTGAGCACCCTGCGCATGCGTCTGCCTTCCCGATGACTCCAGCTGCTGCCGTGCCGACGCCACGGTACCGCCGGGCGGTGGCATGTCCGGGAAAGGTGAGCTGCGGCTTCGGCCAGGTCCTGGCCGGTTCGTCGGAGGTTGGCCGGTCGGCCGGCGTGAGTTCGACCGAGGTGAGCTCAGTCGACCGGGGTGAGCACCGGCTTGACGCCCGGTTCGCCCGCCGTGGCGGCGGACAGCGCCGACGGGTAGTCCCGGAGCGGGAACAGCCGTGGTCGCGGAGCGGTCAGCTCCCCGAGGCTCCCCCGGCGGAGAAGATCGCCGAGGATCTGCCGGTATCGAGCGCGGTGGGCCGACGCGCTGACCGGCACGGACACGATCCACTCGCTCGGGCGGGCGAACCGGTGCAGGCCCGCGAGGAGAGCACCCCTCGCGGCGGCCGAGCGTTGTCGGCCCGGGACTCCGCCGAACGCGATCCGTACGATCCGCCCGTCGCGGCGGACGGCGCGACGGATGGACCGGCCACCGGCGTGGTCGATCACTCCCGTGACGCCGCCCCCGGACTCGGCGATCACCCGGTCGATCCAGGTCGGGTCGCGATAGTCGATCACCGTCGCCCCGAGGAGCTCGGCCAACGCGCCCGAGCGGGCCGAGGCGGTGCCGTACACGGTGCGGCCGGCCGCGCGGGCGAGTTGCACTGCCCAGGCGCCGACGGCTCCGCCGGCCCCCTGGACGAGGACAGTGCCGTCGCCCTGAGGCAGCGCGTCGAGGGCGAGCGTCGCGGTGACCGCGTCCAGGGGCAGCGTTGCGGCGGTCGCGCTGTCGAGCCCGTCGGGGACCGGCACCAGCAGCGAGGGATGGACCGCGACGAGGGTGGCATGGGCACCCATCCGCGGCAGGATGCCGGCGACCCGTTGGCCGACGACCAGCCCGGTGTCGGCGTGGTCCGGGAGGCACTGGATGGTGCCGACGACGTCGTAGCCGGGGATGAACCCCGGGAGGGGGTGCAGCAGATAGTCCCCGCGCACCGCCATCGCATCGGTGATGCCGACCGAGGCGTGCGTGATCCGGACGAGCGCGCGGCCGGCGAGCCGACGCCGCGGCGTCACCTCCCTGCGCGGAGCCGGAACGACGCCGAACCGATCGACGCGAAGGACGTAACGATCCGACTCATCTGGATAACATGTCATGAAATACACCCTACCCGAACAAGGTGACATGTCACACGATTCGTCCGAGGCGTCCGTCCTGGCGTTCTCCTTCGAGGTCCGCAGCCTGGTGACCGAGCTGAACGGTGCGCTGACGACCCTCTTCCGCCCCTTGGGTCTGACCTGCGTGCAGGCCGAGGCGCTGATGGCACTGGGCCAGCTCGGCCCGGTCACCCTGAAACGGCTCGGCGATCACCTCGTCGCCGAGTCCGGGCACCCGAGTCGGCTGGTCTCGAAGCTCGTCGCCGACGGACTGGTCGCCCGGCGGGCCTCCGAGAGCGACGGCCGTGCGGTCGTCCTGGAACTGACCAGCCGCGGTCGGGACCTGGCCGCCCGAGCGCGGGAGGCACGCGCGCCGCTGCTGATCGAGTTCTCGGCTCGGTTCGGGGGCCGGCTCGACCAGGCCATCGGGGTGCTCCGCGACGTACGGAGCGCCCTCACCGGGGCCGCCCCCGGCCCGGCAGACGATTCCGCACGATGAGTGCAGTGCATCGGCCGTCGTGGTTCAGCCGCGCACCTCGTGACCGAGGCCGACGAGGAACCTGGTGATCGCCTCCTCGGGAGTGGGCACCGCGCCGAACACCTGGCCCTGCCGGGTGGAGTCGGCGACGTACCGGCCGCTGCTGAACCAGTCGGTCATGGCTCGCATGTCCGCGGTCATCGTCCAGCTCGGACCGCCCCGATCGCCCGCAGATCGCGGCAGGTCCGCCGGCGTGCTCACCTCGATCCGCCGGCCGAGGAGCCGGGAGGCGATCTCGGCGACCTCGGCCGCGGAGACCGGGCGGGTCCAGCCGATGTCGATCCGCTCGCCGTCGACACCGGGCGCGTCGACCGCCTCGGCCAGGTACCGGGCCAGGTCCGCGGTGAGGACGAAGGTCATCACCGCGTCGGGCAATCCCGTCGGGATCAGCCGGCCGGTGGCGAAGGGATCGGCTCCGTAGCGGGTGAAGTTGTCGAGGAACGCGCCGGGACGCAGCGCCACGAACGGCACCCCGACGGCTTCGAGGTGGTCCTCGGCCAGCTTCTTGTGCCAGAAGTGCGGGACCTCGGGGGTCTGGTCGCAGGTGAGGATGCTGGTCAGGACGAACCGCCGGACGCCCGCACGGGCGGCCGCAGTCCCCAGGTTCGCCTGGCCGACGGTGTCGACCTCATCGGCGTTCGGCAGCCGGCGGGTGTACCCGGCAGCGGTCGTGACCACGGCGTCCGCGCCGGTCATCGCGGTCTCCAACGACGCCGGGTCGAGCAGATCGCCTCGCGCGACCTCGACACCCTTGGCCTTGAGCCGGCCGGCGGCGGTCCCGGGGCGGACGAGCGCCCGTACGGGCCTGTTCCGCGCCAGCAGTTCGTCGACCACCTGGCCACCGACGTAGCCGGTGGCCCCGACCACAAGGACGGGCTGGCTCTCACTCATGATGAGCTCCTCTCCGGCGGTACCGGCGCTGAGGTGACGGGCGTGACGTGTCGGCCACCTCTCCACCATTGTGCGCCCGGTCACAGCACGGCTCGGAGACAGCACGGCTCGGCGATAGTCTGCGTGGGTGGCTGTGAAGGTCTCCGGAGACGATCTCGGAGTGGGACCGGCGGTGGACCGGCTCGGCCTCAGTCTCACCGAGGCGGTCGACCTGGCCGGCGCCGAGATCGGCGACGTGCTGACCGGACGCCGGCTCACCATCGCGGAACTCGGCACAGAGGTGGCCAACCGGATCGCCCGCAGGCTGCCGTCGCAGCAGCGCGACATCTGGGAACACGAAGGCCCCTACGCCGCCGGCCAGCCGCTCGGCGAGGCCGTCGTGCACTTCTGCGTGCGGATCCTCACCCTGCAGCGAGTGGTCTGCTTCGCGCCACGCGACGGAAACACGGCGCCCTTCGTCCTGGTCGACGAGTGGCTGGAGGAGCCGATCCCGGACATCGATCCGGAGGCCGCACGCGCCGAGCTGCTGCGCCGCTACCTGCACTCCTACGGGCCGTCCACGCGCGCCGACTTCGCCGGATGGCTGGGAGTCCGCGCCGGCGATGCCGGCCCGTGGTGGAGCCCGGTCGAGGACGAGATGACTCAGGTCGAGTACGGTCGCAGGACCTGGGTCCTCACGGAGGATCTCGACGCCTTGCGATCGTTGCGATCGGCGCCGACACCGAAGGGGGTGCGGCTGCTCCCACCCAGCGATCCGTACACCCAGTTGCGTGACCGCGAAACGATCGTCGACAGGCAGCACCACCGGGACGTGTGGAAGACCGTCGGCGCCCCGGGCACGGTTCTCACCGACGGCCGGATCACCGGCATCTGGCGTCCCCGCAAGAGTGGCCGGAAGTTGACCATCACCGTCACGACCTTCGGTCCCCTGCCGGCTCGGACCGAGAAGTCGCTGCAGGCCGAGGCCGAGCAGGTCGCCACGTTGCACGGCGCCTCGTCGGTGGAGATCGCGTACGCCACCTGCTGACAAGCCCGCGGGTCGGCAACGGTCACCAGGCGGCGCGCCATCGCTGCGCCACCGGCCGAGCCCGGTCGGACGATGGTTTTCCTCGTCGCGAGGTGGTCAAGTGCGCCCCTTGGACACAGATCTCGAGCCAGTTCATCGACCTTGCTCATGCGAAGAAATCCTCATCGATCTCGCGCTCAGCTTGGTGATGTCGATGGCATCGTGAGTGTCACGATCCGAGGGACAGATGAAGAATCCTTTCTCCTCCACCATGGAGGTGCACCCCAGCCCCGTCTGTCGACCGGAAATGCGCTCGTAATCGCAGCCGATATCGCCGGCATCCTGATCGCCTGCGTTGATATAGGCAGTGAGGTTCTCGGAAATTAACCAGTAGAACAGCATGCCCAGCACGTAGGATTTGAAGTCCCAACCGTCCACGCTACCGCGCAGGTCGTTCACGACCCGCGAGCTCGTCCTGTGGAGCTCGGCATCTCGACCGACCGTCTCTCGCTCAACCCTTCCCCTGGCGGTATGATTCGCTCATACCGGAGGAGGTTGGCATGGCGGTACGCAAGGTTGCAGTGACACTGCCCGAGGAGCTCTACCAGCTGGTGGAGCGAGCGCGGGCGGTCGAGCACCGGTCCCGCTCCGAGGTCATCCAGGATGCCCTGCGTACTCACTTCGGCGAAACGGTCTACGTCCCGTCCGACGAGGAACGGATCCGTCTCGTCGAAGCGCTCGAGTCAGCCGATCGACACCCAGACTCCATACGCGACTGGGCCGA encodes:
- a CDS encoding phosphotransferase, with the translated sequence MTTETPSLLDRVLAASAVGTRERSVDPDLVAAIVRDEFGLAGTLQRIATEKDDTFVLGRAGGAEGRQLVKVSSSYEDPLTVDLQSVALDHAAAHDPTLPLPRLRRARHGATMIAVGGGCGPHPRLLRVLSYLEGEPIGQRTPTPDQARLLGSSLARLSLALRGLEHRGADRLLIWDLQNLAQLRPLLTYVDRPELRTLVERVLDIFDSDVAPLLPSAEHQVLHGDFNRFNVLVDGAAPQYVTGIIDFGDVTRTAVALDLAVAAGSFLTAQEDPWRDVLALVDGYLEVRPLTEADLDIVAGAAPARVALRVLVTAYQRATDPERAAYLRSHGHDDLARLRALARIEPNGIRHRLQRLMERHRTVLRRNEPQ
- a CDS encoding alpha/beta hydrolase, whose protein sequence is MRRVLTIIGLVVGGGLAAGAIGAGGWCYRNATYLERGMAAVAGAGYTEKQTTVDGSVIHYAEGPDNGPALLLIHGQEVDWKNYRRVLPELSRRYHVFAVDCYGHGSSARVPEKYSAAALGRDLHTFLTEVVREPAIVAGHSSGGHLAAWLGANAQDTVRAVLLEDPPFFTTTMPRARTTWNYVDLATMTHTFLAAGETDWVGYSLEHSRIWGFFGDSAENFKRQGRRYHAAHPGEGIRWWSLPPVMNETFRASAGYDPRFGDAFYTGSWDEGWDQADTLSRISVPSTLVHTAVRYDEQGILMAAMGDEEAARARDLLPHGRFVKVETGHGFHDEAPRQYIALVDELNRR
- a CDS encoding MarR family transcriptional regulator codes for the protein MRSLVVKAAFTSPPATRGEIAMRTGVSIPSVSRAVKDLLAEGLLEEGPVVARRGAGRRSQGLLPARALGCVIGVDFGPAMTRAVCRDMAGRILTTWEGETPESGEAEAQVRWIGSVVPQMLGSGLMDLPVRHLVLSFPSRVTERRAGLFDVRDGARPQPEPIMVADELARRFGFPVTFENESVAALVAELDAMPEPRPYCAVLISVSQRVTAAIALGGVIMRGERQAAGMIGGLPFGGSGEPVSTALTMPAIARELDRIGLAMTGWNELISGDSSSERIDRIRERFIAGLTLVTAAVAGSVDPDVVIYDGRVLPLVHQVLDDVRTRLDGVLPVVPELRLSRDSSLFSSANGAALLALDAAKRSLLDAVVGAPGGQVRVLSKPNAPEVPDLPGPDTDR
- a CDS encoding winged helix DNA-binding domain-containing protein, whose product is MAVKVSGDDLGVGPAVDRLGLSLTEAVDLAGAEIGDVLTGRRLTIAELGTEVANRIARRLPSQQRDIWEHEGPYAAGQPLGEAVVHFCVRILTLQRVVCFAPRDGNTAPFVLVDEWLEEPIPDIDPEAARAELLRRYLHSYGPSTRADFAGWLGVRAGDAGPWWSPVEDEMTQVEYGRRTWVLTEDLDALRSLRSAPTPKGVRLLPPSDPYTQLRDRETIVDRQHHRDVWKTVGAPGTVLTDGRITGIWRPRKSGRKLTITVTTFGPLPARTEKSLQAEAEQVATLHGASSVEIAYATC
- a CDS encoding aspartate aminotransferase family protein codes for the protein MSTFDENKRYLSPALARSTDIVAASGSGSYLTGTDGTRYIDWIQGIAVNSLGHCHPRVVAAVQRQTETLMTAAFNAVGYEATGELARRIAELAPGELGCTFFSNGGAEATDGALKLARVATNRPAIIAFRGSFHGRTFGATTVTGSNAAYRKWVEPLVGGVYFTPYPSPEQCPEGLDTEERGHYALTELQRLLDYIVAPETVAAILMEPVQGEGGYHVPPTSFVKELRRICDQHGILLIFDEIQAGYGRTGKMFASEHFDVVPDIVTLGKAIAGGVPMSAIVSTPEIMARWATGTHGTTFGGNPIAAVAALAVLDEYAESAVLENCREQGSYLRAGLERIADRVNIVSDVRGLGLMLAIELNHLDGRPGGDLVATLQERCRRAGLLLLNCGVRHNGIRFAPPLNVTRDVLDDGLAILEEALVALDTAELGSIPDHPTGPAEPEALASEQVHG
- a CDS encoding zinc-binding dehydrogenase; the encoded protein is MRAAVFHGPHDIRAEQVEDPHPIEPTDAIVRVVAAGVCGSDLWTYRGQSSATPGARIGHEFVGVVEEVGTQVRTLRPGAWVIAPFRFSDGTCAYCRMGMESSCLHGGFWSREEVTGGQGEYVRVPYAEGTLVEALPRGEAPDTRLVPSLLALCDVMGTGYHAARRAGVEPGSRVVVVGDGAVGQCAVLSASLLGAELVMVVGSRHEQRRELVGRMGATHAVPVRGDEAVEAVCEQTAGLGADIVLECVGTPDAFASAVALTRDGGTIGYVGLPHGVELTLATLFPRNIAVTGGVAPVRHYLPGLLPKVLDGTVDPGAVFTDRLPLTDITTAYDLLDRRATVKPLIDMAA
- a CDS encoding fructosamine kinase family protein, giving the protein MPTVIEDWPDGPAVVKRAGTSAAVNTCGEAAGLRWLADAEAAGGARIPRVYAVDERRLVIERIATGTPTRDSARRFGAALARTHAAGAEWFGAPPPGWSGPLVVGRSRTPLVARNEAPARWGEFFARYRLRSYLRVLVDRGDFTRTEAAVLERVAHGGHAETDLALLALFGLPHLDDVLAGYNAASPLADGWRQRVGLHQLTPLLLHCVLFGGGYLGETLTMARTYA
- a CDS encoding MarR family winged helix-turn-helix transcriptional regulator, with the protein product MSHDSSEASVLAFSFEVRSLVTELNGALTTLFRPLGLTCVQAEALMALGQLGPVTLKRLGDHLVAESGHPSRLVSKLVADGLVARRASESDGRAVVLELTSRGRDLAARAREARAPLLIEFSARFGGRLDQAIGVLRDVRSALTGAAPGPADDSAR
- a CDS encoding zinc-binding dehydrogenase, with amino-acid sequence MTPRRRLAGRALVRITHASVGITDAMAVRGDYLLHPLPGFIPGYDVVGTIQCLPDHADTGLVVGQRVAGILPRMGAHATLVAVHPSLLVPVPDGLDSATAATLPLDAVTATLALDALPQGDGTVLVQGAGGAVGAWAVQLARAAGRTVYGTASARSGALAELLGATVIDYRDPTWIDRVIAESGGGVTGVIDHAGGRSIRRAVRRDGRIVRIAFGGVPGRQRSAAARGALLAGLHRFARPSEWIVSVPVSASAHRARYRQILGDLLRRGSLGELTAPRPRLFPLRDYPSALSAATAGEPGVKPVLTPVD
- a CDS encoding SDR family oxidoreductase encodes the protein MSESQPVLVVGATGYVGGQVVDELLARNRPVRALVRPGTAAGRLKAKGVEVARGDLLDPASLETAMTGADAVVTTAAGYTRRLPNADEVDTVGQANLGTAAARAGVRRFVLTSILTCDQTPEVPHFWHKKLAEDHLEAVGVPFVALRPGAFLDNFTRYGADPFATGRLIPTGLPDAVMTFVLTADLARYLAEAVDAPGVDGERIDIGWTRPVSAAEVAEIASRLLGRRIEVSTPADLPRSAGDRGGPSWTMTADMRAMTDWFSSGRYVADSTRQGQVFGAVPTPEEAITRFLVGLGHEVRG